One Pseudoclavibacter endophyticus DNA segment encodes these proteins:
- a CDS encoding terminase, which produces MSPATEFPATAIGPTWQTDHAGRFILPEHSIGWDGLVWAGQRLQLKAGEPWRFTAEQARWWLWWYAVDERGEFVYGRQAWLQRLKGWGKDPLAAVVLANELVGVSRFGGFRRGAPYAVEEPDAWVQVLAVTQRQTKNTMRVFPRLFTEEAKREYGLQVNKEQIYALGDTRFLEALTSNPEPIEGARTTAVLGNEMQYWRAQNGGHAMFDAVEGNLMKNPNGARFLGIANAFQPGRDSILERTRLAMDASLARPDEVSFDGIMYDSLEAHPKVRLTGDAAADTIERVVESVRGDAVWLKPARIRASVMDPKNPVSESRRKWFNQIVAAEDAWMDPFTWDSNGDASLRLEPRDEVVLFFDGSKSDDATVLVACRVADGALFPLGLWVAPPKARRGEWTAPRGVVSQRVRQAFKDYRVVGFFADPSHTREDGTADLYWKATVDKWHQDFHSKLLIWARPGRDGHSIEFDMSNRHVEGARFVEAAELFVEEADQGNVPHPAHAELSRHVKNARRFPTQHGVSLMKDGRESPRKIDLAVAAVGARMVRRQVMNLATKRGQGRGGVW; this is translated from the coding sequence ATGGGACGGTCTCGTCTGGGCCGGGCAACGGCTGCAGCTCAAGGCCGGCGAGCCGTGGCGGTTCACGGCCGAGCAGGCACGTTGGTGGCTGTGGTGGTACGCGGTCGACGAGCGCGGCGAGTTCGTCTACGGACGGCAGGCGTGGCTTCAGCGACTCAAGGGGTGGGGCAAGGACCCGCTCGCGGCGGTCGTGCTCGCGAACGAGCTCGTCGGCGTTTCTCGCTTCGGTGGTTTCCGCCGGGGCGCGCCGTACGCGGTCGAAGAGCCGGACGCGTGGGTGCAGGTCCTCGCGGTCACGCAGCGTCAGACGAAGAACACCATGCGTGTGTTCCCTCGCCTGTTCACGGAGGAAGCGAAGCGCGAGTACGGGCTGCAGGTCAACAAGGAGCAGATCTACGCGCTCGGTGACACGCGGTTCCTCGAGGCGCTGACATCGAATCCGGAGCCCATCGAGGGCGCCCGGACGACGGCCGTGCTCGGCAACGAGATGCAGTACTGGCGTGCCCAGAACGGCGGGCACGCCATGTTCGACGCGGTCGAGGGCAACCTGATGAAGAACCCGAACGGGGCCCGCTTCCTCGGCATCGCAAACGCGTTTCAGCCTGGCCGCGACTCGATCCTCGAACGCACCCGGCTCGCCATGGACGCGTCACTCGCGCGGCCGGACGAGGTCAGCTTCGACGGGATCATGTACGACTCGCTTGAGGCGCACCCGAAGGTGCGGCTTACCGGCGATGCGGCGGCAGACACGATCGAGCGCGTTGTCGAGTCGGTGCGTGGTGATGCGGTGTGGCTAAAGCCGGCCCGCATCCGCGCGTCGGTGATGGACCCGAAGAACCCGGTGTCGGAGTCTCGCCGGAAGTGGTTCAACCAGATCGTCGCGGCCGAAGACGCATGGATGGACCCGTTCACGTGGGACTCGAACGGCGACGCGTCGCTGCGCCTCGAGCCTCGCGACGAGGTCGTCCTGTTCTTCGACGGGTCGAAGTCCGACGACGCGACGGTCCTCGTGGCCTGTCGCGTCGCCGACGGGGCACTGTTCCCGCTGGGACTGTGGGTCGCGCCGCCGAAGGCTCGCCGAGGCGAGTGGACCGCGCCCCGCGGGGTCGTGTCGCAGCGCGTGCGGCAGGCGTTCAAGGACTACCGGGTCGTCGGGTTCTTCGCGGACCCGTCGCACACCCGCGAGGACGGCACCGCCGACTTGTACTGGAAGGCGACGGTCGACAAGTGGCACCAGGACTTCCACTCGAAGCTCCTCATCTGGGCTCGGCCGGGCCGTGACGGGCACTCCATCGAGTTCGATATGTCGAACCGGCACGTGGAGGGCGCCCGATTCGTCGAGGCCGCCGAGCTGTTCGTCGAGGAAGCGGACCAGGGCAACGTGCCGCATCCGGCGCACGCCGAGCTGTCCCGGCACGTGAAGAACGCGCGCCGATTCCCCACACAGCACGGCGTCTCGCTCATGAAGGACGGGCGCGAGTCGCCCCGGAAGATCGACCTCGCGGTCGCAGCAGTCGGTGCGCGCATGGTGCGCCGCCAAGTCATGAACCTCGCTACGAAGCGGGGTCAAGGAAGGGGCGGCGTGTGGTGA